One stretch of Gemmatimonadaceae bacterium DNA includes these proteins:
- the recJ gene encoding single-stranded-DNA-specific exonuclease RecJ: protein MTVPEIRLRSRTRWVMAAEPDAHAVAELAAALHLPETVCRLMVGRGHADPEQAKRFLRPRLEHLHEPSTLLDLDRAVERLSHAIRGGEVVLIHGDYDVDGMCSTTILLKTLRALGANAVPFIPQRLRDGYDLTDAGVRAAQEHGARVVVTCDCGTSAHEPVRRLTAAGVDVIITDHHLPGGPLPDAFAIINPQRPGCPSPDKDLAAVGVAFKLALALVRAFGGNEQAVYEMLDLVALATVADIAPLRGENRVFVRYGLRLLAETRNVGLRALIRAAGLDRKAMTAGRVGFILAPRLNAVGRLDRAMRGVELLTTDDESRANALAREFEELNARRQDLDRRTLDDARRMAEGLDLDRTYGLVLAGEGWHAGVIGIVASRLVEEFGRPTILIALEGDEGKGSGRSISSFDLHGGISRCRDLLIRFGGHRAAAGVTIARHQVAAFAERFNAVALETLTADDLVPELRTDLELPFDAATEDLESLLRHLEPCGVGNPSPVLVSRGVTLGAPPRAIGKDGLRLVLQGGGHTLTAIGWGMAGRRSELDLGRPIDVAFRLERDEWNGESRLQARLADFRG, encoded by the coding sequence GTGACCGTCCCTGAAATCCGGCTGCGGAGCCGCACCCGGTGGGTGATGGCGGCGGAGCCCGACGCGCACGCCGTTGCCGAACTGGCCGCCGCCCTGCACCTGCCCGAGACGGTGTGCCGGTTGATGGTCGGCCGTGGGCACGCCGACCCGGAGCAGGCCAAGCGCTTCCTGCGGCCGCGGCTGGAGCACCTCCACGAGCCCTCCACGCTGCTCGACCTGGACCGCGCCGTGGAGCGCCTGAGCCACGCCATCCGCGGCGGCGAGGTGGTGCTCATCCACGGCGACTACGACGTGGACGGCATGTGCTCCACGACGATCCTGCTCAAGACGCTGCGCGCGTTGGGCGCCAACGCCGTGCCGTTCATTCCGCAACGGCTGCGCGACGGGTACGACCTCACCGACGCCGGAGTGCGGGCCGCGCAGGAGCACGGCGCGCGCGTCGTGGTCACCTGCGACTGCGGCACGAGCGCGCACGAGCCGGTACGTCGCCTCACGGCCGCCGGCGTGGATGTGATCATCACCGACCACCACCTGCCGGGCGGGCCGCTTCCCGACGCGTTCGCGATCATCAACCCCCAACGGCCTGGCTGCCCGTCGCCGGACAAGGACCTGGCCGCCGTGGGCGTTGCGTTCAAGCTCGCGCTGGCCCTCGTGCGCGCCTTCGGCGGCAACGAGCAGGCGGTGTACGAGATGCTCGACCTCGTGGCGCTCGCCACGGTGGCCGACATCGCCCCGCTGCGCGGCGAGAATCGCGTGTTCGTACGGTACGGGCTGCGGTTGCTCGCCGAGACGCGGAACGTCGGGCTGCGGGCCCTGATCCGCGCGGCGGGGCTCGACCGCAAGGCCATGACGGCCGGGCGCGTCGGCTTCATCCTCGCGCCGCGGCTCAACGCGGTGGGGCGGCTCGACCGTGCCATGCGCGGGGTCGAGTTGCTCACCACCGACGACGAATCCCGCGCCAACGCGTTGGCGCGCGAGTTCGAGGAGTTGAACGCCCGCCGCCAGGACCTGGACCGCCGCACGCTCGACGACGCGCGGCGCATGGCCGAGGGGCTGGACCTCGACCGCACGTACGGCCTCGTACTCGCCGGTGAGGGCTGGCACGCCGGCGTGATCGGGATCGTGGCCTCCCGGCTGGTGGAGGAGTTCGGGCGTCCCACGATCCTCATTGCGCTCGAGGGCGACGAGGGGAAGGGGTCGGGGCGCTCGATTTCATCGTTCGACCTGCACGGCGGCATCAGCCGCTGCCGCGACCTGCTCATCCGCTTCGGGGGGCACCGCGCGGCGGCCGGTGTGACCATCGCGCGGCACCAGGTTGCCGCGTTCGCCGAGCGGTTCAACGCGGTGGCGCTCGAGACGCTCACGGCCGACGATCTCGTGCCCGAATTGCGCACCGATCTGGAACTGCCCTTCGACGCGGCCACGGAGGATCTGGAATCGCTGCTCCGGCACTTGGAACCGTGCGGCGTTGGAAACCCGTCGCCCGTTCTCGTTTCGCGCGGTGTGACGTTGGGCGCCCCGCCCAGGGCGATCGGCAAGGACGGCCTCCGCCTGGTGCTGCAAGGGGGCGGACACACGCTCACGGCGATTGGTTGGGGGATGGCGGGCCGTCGTAGCGAGCTGGACCTGGGCCGGCCCATCGATGTGGCGTTCCGGCTCGAACGCGACGAATGGAACGGGGAATCGCGGCTGCAAGCCCGGCTGGCCGACTTCCGGGGCTGA
- a CDS encoding RsmD family RNA methyltransferase, which translates to MRIVGGRWRGRRIKPPADDRVRPTADRVREAWMSIVSPWLPDARVLDLYAGSGALGLEALSRGAAEAHLVEILPSSLRCMADNAATLGAGGAAVIHRGDALRFAQGLEAHAYDVAFADPPYGQGLATRLAEAWLAVPFADILGVEHRRDEHLPGDGERRVYGDTVITIFRVE; encoded by the coding sequence ATGCGCATCGTGGGTGGAAGATGGCGTGGACGCCGCATCAAGCCGCCGGCAGACGATCGGGTGCGTCCCACCGCCGATCGCGTGCGCGAAGCGTGGATGAGCATCGTGTCGCCCTGGCTTCCCGATGCGCGCGTGCTCGATCTGTATGCCGGCTCGGGTGCGCTCGGGCTGGAGGCCCTGTCGCGTGGCGCGGCCGAGGCGCACCTGGTGGAGATTTTGCCGTCCTCGCTGCGGTGCATGGCGGACAATGCCGCAACACTGGGGGCGGGCGGCGCGGCCGTGATCCATCGCGGCGATGCGCTGCGATTCGCGCAGGGACTGGAGGCGCACGCCTACGACGTCGCGTTCGCCGATCCGCCGTATGGGCAGGGGTTGGCCACCCGGCTCGCGGAAGCCTGGCTGGCGGTGCCCTTTGCCGACATCCTAGGCGTGGAGCATCGCCGGGATGAGCATCTCCCGGGTGACGGCGAGCGGCGGGTCTACGGCGACACGGTGATCACGATCTTTCGCGTGGAATAG
- the coaD gene encoding pantetheine-phosphate adenylyltransferase yields MTRTAIYAGSFDPITRGHEDLMLRSLGFVDRLVVAVTTNVAKQPLFPVAERVQLITAAVGNEARIDVRAFTGLLVDFARQVGATLFIRGLRAVSDFEYEYQMALMNRHLSPNLETVFMVPSLDTTYISASLVREVARFGGDLSGLVHPVVAEALRRKFAPA; encoded by the coding sequence ATGACGCGCACTGCCATCTACGCCGGAAGTTTCGACCCGATCACGCGCGGACACGAAGATCTGATGCTGCGCAGCCTCGGTTTCGTGGACCGGTTGGTCGTGGCCGTGACCACCAACGTGGCCAAGCAGCCCCTCTTTCCGGTGGCCGAGCGCGTGCAGTTGATCACGGCCGCAGTGGGCAACGAAGCGCGGATCGACGTGCGCGCATTCACCGGGCTGCTGGTGGATTTCGCCCGGCAGGTGGGCGCCACCCTGTTCATCCGCGGCCTGCGCGCGGTGAGCGATTTCGAATATGAGTATCAGATGGCACTCATGAACCGCCACCTGTCGCCCAATCTCGAGACGGTCTTCATGGTCCCGTCGCTCGATACGACCTACATCAGCGCGAGCCTGGTGCGCGAGGTGGCCAGGTTCGGAGGCGATCTGAGCGGCCTGGTGCATCCGGTGGTGGCCGAGGCCCTGCGCCGGAAGTTCGCTCCGGCATGA
- a CDS encoding phosphate acyltransferase has product MSFLADVRARAAALHRRVIFPETADARTLEAVRALKAQAVVVPLAVLDPAAPASHAAVRALGVEVVDPSADARVDQIAHLLYAARHEKGMTEGEAARLATTPLYFADGLVRLGVADACVAGVCHTTADVLRASLALLGPAPGVHTVSSAFYMVVPPFRGTENDEVLTFTDCAVIPYPTVDQLVDIAIAAARDRRRIVGDEPVVAFLSFSTYGSAGGPSVELVRHAVRLTRACAPDLAIDGEMQADAALIASVAARKVPGSVVGGRANVLVFPSLDAGNIAYKLVQRLADATAVGPIVQGLKRPCSDLSRGATSDDIFHVAAVTALQAHDGAATAAPAPEENKA; this is encoded by the coding sequence ATGAGCTTCCTGGCCGACGTCCGCGCGCGCGCCGCGGCGCTCCACCGACGCGTGATCTTTCCGGAGACGGCCGACGCGCGGACGCTCGAGGCGGTGCGGGCGCTCAAGGCGCAGGCCGTGGTGGTGCCGCTCGCGGTGCTGGATCCGGCGGCGCCCGCATCGCACGCCGCGGTGCGCGCCCTCGGCGTCGAGGTGGTCGATCCGTCCGCGGACGCGCGGGTGGACCAGATCGCGCACCTGCTGTACGCGGCGCGCCACGAAAAGGGGATGACGGAGGGCGAGGCCGCGCGGCTGGCCACCACGCCGCTGTACTTCGCCGACGGGTTGGTGCGGTTGGGTGTGGCCGACGCGTGCGTGGCCGGCGTGTGCCACACCACGGCCGACGTGCTGCGCGCGTCGCTGGCCCTGCTCGGTCCCGCCCCCGGTGTGCACACCGTGTCGAGCGCGTTCTACATGGTCGTCCCGCCGTTTCGCGGCACGGAGAACGACGAGGTGCTCACGTTCACTGACTGCGCGGTGATTCCGTATCCCACGGTCGACCAGTTGGTCGACATCGCGATCGCTGCGGCGCGCGACCGGCGGCGCATCGTGGGGGACGAGCCCGTGGTGGCGTTCCTGTCGTTCAGCACCTACGGCAGTGCCGGCGGTCCGAGCGTGGAGCTCGTCCGCCACGCCGTTCGGCTGACCCGGGCGTGCGCGCCGGACCTGGCGATCGACGGCGAGATGCAGGCCGATGCGGCGCTCATCGCGTCGGTGGCGGCCCGCAAGGTGCCCGGGAGCGTGGTGGGTGGGCGGGCCAACGTGCTCGTGTTCCCCTCGCTCGACGCCGGGAACATCGCCTACAAGTTGGTGCAACGCCTGGCCGACGCCACCGCGGTCGGGCCGATCGTGCAGGGACTCAAGCGGCCGTGCAGCGACCTTTCGCGCGGCGCGACGAGTGACGACATATTCCACGTGGCGGCAGTGACCGCCCTTCAGGCACACGACGGTGCGGCCACCGCCGCGCCGGCCCCCGAGGAGAACAAGGCATGA
- a CDS encoding STAS domain-containing protein, protein MSFTITKQGDISIVEIDGQLIVGNRQELKQKMLDALEHGARKLLVDFTKTGYIDSSGLGVLVSLSKKIREQGGELRLAALNEDLRTLFELTKLDTLFQISDSREQALASF, encoded by the coding sequence ATGAGCTTCACCATCACCAAGCAGGGCGACATTTCCATCGTCGAGATCGACGGCCAGTTGATCGTCGGCAACCGGCAGGAACTCAAGCAGAAGATGCTCGACGCGCTCGAGCACGGAGCACGCAAGCTGCTCGTCGACTTCACCAAGACCGGGTACATCGACAGCTCGGGACTCGGCGTGCTCGTCTCGCTCTCCAAGAAGATCCGCGAGCAGGGCGGGGAACTGCGGCTGGCCGCGCTCAACGAGGACCTGCGGACGCTGTTCGAACTGACCAAACTCGACACGCTGTTCCAGATCTCCGATAGCCGCGAGCAGGCGCTCGCGAGCTTCTGA
- a CDS encoding ATP-binding protein yields MPGPRDQFPEARILEFEIPSDVRFIERVVEAVRAECRTMCYTERHVALNVPVALTEALSNAILRGNGERRDRSVLIRAHVGDVRLIMEVTDEGQGFDLDACLMDPTTPERLLSEDGRGLYLMLKLMDHVERVQAQRGNLVRMILNRAS; encoded by the coding sequence ATGCCTGGGCCGCGGGACCAGTTCCCGGAGGCGCGTATTCTCGAGTTCGAGATTCCGAGCGACGTGCGGTTCATCGAGCGCGTGGTCGAGGCCGTGCGCGCCGAGTGCCGGACGATGTGCTACACCGAGCGGCATGTCGCGCTCAACGTGCCGGTGGCGCTCACCGAGGCGCTCTCCAACGCCATCCTGCGCGGCAATGGCGAGCGCCGCGACCGGTCGGTGCTCATCCGGGCGCATGTCGGCGATGTGCGGTTGATCATGGAGGTGACGGACGAGGGCCAGGGGTTCGACCTCGATGCGTGTCTGATGGACCCGACCACCCCCGAGCGGCTGCTCAGCGAGGATGGCCGCGGCCTGTACCTCATGCTCAAGCTCATGGACCACGTAGAGCGTGTGCAGGCCCAACGGGGCAACCTCGTGCGCATGATCCTCAACCGCGCCTCATGA